Proteins encoded within one genomic window of Triticum aestivum cultivar Chinese Spring chromosome 2D, IWGSC CS RefSeq v2.1, whole genome shotgun sequence:
- the LOC123054843 gene encoding uncharacterized protein, with protein sequence MKTARISKTRSGEPELSEELYQAAICMEERIRALQSAGWIGNEGESMEIGDGGEMETGGKSSTGWSSAASLELEELLHRAAILTQTRAGDGDAESEELLDLAAKERIVGQAGNPLSWELISEIMPEFEAKVGESVLQAEETRKEAVAVLSFGFRLHLFSEQIDELRHEMCSFLRSFSSENKDIRSTMMKFISEPYLSRISKLQLISDRISMLQRMDSDFDSKVKSTIIKLKSESFLSAMEDELRRAGQEDSMEMEEKRFAAFHLYWERIWGKDGHSFEKQTILSPMQFTHCTTRRFPTEAVAGNTLQIYSIKVSLAERQRFPLEVYGVVAVRDAVDRRRNPLFLCARMHCQILEENDSFLHLTGPVRAIVSMDTVYIEIQLIVKGATKSEDTALISTFGFFNGDNSSTYLAKNNLCTVELCYEQVKQSVQATILSLGVIPKQDSLPSPHGGRVVCSSLPQDGHEDIAGQVSSRQVLLLDSKDGKMPMTSNGYLDLARHVVSVELNGKLQVLIMADSPSQTAIAARFLLTPKKYNTSKCEYPLADGSKVEITVAWSLVPSTMPQSGDSPEDSGMATAGNSKGKSGESMFSEDLCQAAIFMQKSICWIQAQEKKMVKIGHYGSEEYNNLLVLKSDMYELSNKIFDRVDYRTQKRICAMQNAYWISNNRKLTDTESKMGDDIEMETGGKSLKGRSGEFKSATIGNEDRTVQTQKKIGDGGKSDSKQFNEQEQFKEPPVNNSIPMAVSVRNKIEEEAEAETVMAEVAPRVSFKSALLSRQFDELWDNMSQLVSTEPKFLAICILIREPFERYCSTLKLISAVFDRLGQWVPDFREKMELIKEDKDRDKDVEAEDVYEATKMAEEYYFNAYRRDWECRRSNFGSFEDPTLLSPMYFTDSIPGHTQVGAEVGRTMQVYSIKVAEREGFTLEWPLKVYGVVAARDSVDYRRNLLFFRTRDDCQILTKQDPFLHLTGPSRAIMSGGIMEPAVTIEVHLKLKGTVESKDRTLISKAFLYDEKDLDSADMISTRVLQGLCEIELCCEQLEHSHQATILGVRVVRGSLACGNGIKIVCSVLPEDKTEGGGKRPSGCILLLDSQAGDMPVGEEGYLDLSRQVVSVKSRGRLEILVQAGEISGSVVFPIKFSNISEESCEPGDCKVEITVAWSLLVENQYDISVMGAIQPYAWESIPRRPIMKLVDAC encoded by the exons ATGAAGACCGCCAGGATTTCGAAGACAAGGAGTGGCGAGCCAGAGCTAAGCGAGGAGCTCTATCAGGCCGCAATCTGCATGGAGGAGAGGATCCGCGCGCTGCAATCCGCCGGTTGGATCGGCAATGAAGGGGAATCGATGGAGATTGGCGACGGCGGCGAGATGGAAACGGGAGGGAAGTCATCAACGGGGTGGAGTAGCGCCGCGTCCCTAGAGCTCGAGGAGCTGCTCCACCGTGCCGCAATCCTCACCCAGACGAGGGCAGGCGACGGAGACGCGGAAAGCGAGGAGCTGCTCGATCTGGCCGCAAAGGAGAGGATCGTCGGCCAGGCAGGCAACCCACTCTCCTGGGAATTAATAAGTGAGATCATGCCGGAGTTTGAAGCAAAGGTCGGCGAGTCGGTACTTCAGGCAGAAGAGACccggaaggaggcggtggccgtgcTGAGCTTCGGCTTCAGGCTGCACTTGTTCTCCGAGCAGATCGATGAGCTGCGGCACGAGATGTGCAGCTTTCTGAGATCGTTCTCGTCGGAAAACAAAGATATAAGGAGCACCATGATGAAGTTTATCTCTGAGCCGTACCTATCCCGTATCAGCAAATTGCAGTTGATCTCTGACCGTATCAGTATGCTCCAGCGAATGGActcagacttcgactccaaagTGAAATCAACGATCATCAAGCTAAAATCAGAATCCTTCTTGTCAGCCATGGAGGACGAGCTCCGCAGGGCAGGCCAAGAAGATTCCATGGAGATGGAGGAGAAGAGATTCGCTGCCTTCCATCTCTATTGGGAACGTATATGGGGCAAGGATGGCCACAGCTTCGAAAAGCAGA CGATATTGAGCCCCATGCAATTTACACATTGCACAACACGCCGCTTCCCAACTGAAGCTGTCGCCGGGAACACCTTGCAGATCTACTCCATCAAAGTCTCACTAGCAGAACGCCAAAGGTTCCCACTGGAGGTGTATGGAGTGGTCGCAGTCCGTGATGCTGTGGACCGTCGTCGCAACCCTCTATTCCTCTGTGCAAGAATGCACTGCCAAATCCTTGAAGAAAAT GATTCTTTTTTGCACTTGACTGGCCCGGTTCGTGCAATTGTCTCGATGGATACTGTTTACATCGAAATCCAATTGATAGTGAAGGGCGCAACAAAATCTGAAGATACAGCGTTGATCAGTACATTTGGCTTTTTCAACGGTGATAATTCCAGTACCTATCTCGCCAAAAACAACTTGTGCACAGTGGAGTTATGCTATGAACAAGTTAAACAGTCGGTCCAGGCCACTATCCTCAGTTTGGGTGTTATACCCAAACAGGATTCATTGCCTTCTCCACATGGCGGCAGAGTTGTTTGCTCTTCACTGCCTCAGGATGGTCATGAAGATATCGCTGGGCAAGTATCATCTAGGCAAGTTTTGCTGCTTGATTCAAAAGATGGAAAAATGCCTATGACGAGCAATGGCTACCTTGATCTGGCAAGACATGTAGTTTCTGTGGAATTAAATGGAAAGCTGCAAGTCCTCATAATGGCTGATTCACCATCACAGACTGCAATTGCTGCTCGATTCCTCCTTACACCCAAAAAATACAACACAAGTAAATGTGAATATCCCCTTGCTGATGGCTCTAAGGTTGAGATTACTGTTGCATGGTCCCTTGTTCCCTCAACGATGCCGCAGTCAGGTGACAGTCCTGAGGACAGTGGGATGGCGACTGCAGGAAATTCGAAGGGAAAGAGTGGCGAGTCCATGTTTAGCGAGGATCTCTGTCAGGCTGCCATCTTCATGCAGAAGAGTATCTGCTGGATCCAGGCCCAGGAGAAGAAGATGGTCAAGATTGGACACTACGGCTCCGAAGAATACAATAATCTTCTGGTGTTGAAATCCGATATGTACGAGTTGTCGAATAAGATCTTCGATCGGGTCGACTACAGGACCCAAAAGAGGATCTGCGCGATGCAGAATGCCTATTGGATCAGCAACAACAGGAAATTGACAGATACCGAGAGCAAAATGGGCGACGACATTGAGATGGAAACTGGAGGGAAGTCGTTGAAGGGAAGGAGTGGCGAGTTTAAATCGGCGACTATTGGCAATGAAGACAGAACGGTACAGACACAGAAAAAGATTGGTGACGGTGGCAAATCGGACTCCAAGCAGTTCAATGAGCAGGAGCAGTTCAAGGAGCCGCCGGTTAATAACTCGATCCCCATGGCTGTATCTGTCAGAAACAAGattgaggaggaggcagaggcagagaCCGTGATGGCGGAGGTGGCACCGAGGGTCAGCTTCAAATCAGCTCTGCTCTCCCGGCAGTTTGATGAGCTGTGGGACAACATGAGCCAACTAGTTTCAACAGAACCAAAATTTCTAGCGATATGCATACTTATTCGGGAACCCTTCGAACGCTATTGCTCCACATTGAAGCTTATCTCTGCAGTTTTCGACCGGCTTGGTCAATGGGTGCCAGATTTCAGAGAGAAAATGGAATTGATAAAGGAAGACAAGGACAGGGATAAGGATGTGGAAGCTGAGGATGTGTATGAGGCGACGAAGATGGCTGAGGAGTATTATTTCAATGCTTATCGTAGAGATTGGGAATGTAGGCGCAGCAACTTTGGCAGCTTCGAAGACCCAA CGTTATTGAGCCCTATGTACTTTACCGACAGCATACCAGGCCACACCCAAGTGGGTGCTGAAGTCGGGAGGACCATGCAGGTCTACTCTATTAAAGTCGCAGAAAGAGAAGGCTTCACCCTCGAGTGGCCACTGAAGGTATATGGTGTAGTTGCTGCCCGAGATTCTGTGGACTATCGTCGCAACCTTCTCTTCTTTCGCACTAGGGATGACTGCCAAATCCTGACAAAACAG GATCCCTTTTTGCACTTGACTGGCCCTTCTCGTGCAATTATGTCTGGGGGCATAATGGAACCCGCAGTTACGATTGAAGTCCACCTAAAACTTAAGGGCACGGTGGAGTCTAAAGATAGAACATTGATCAGTAAGGCCTTCCTTTATGATGAAAAAGATCTTGATAGTGCTGATATGATTTCTACGCGTGTCCTCCAGGGCCTTTGTGAAATAGAGCTATGCTGTGAGCAGCTTGAACATTCACACCAAGCCACTATCCTCGGTGTCCGTGTTGTACGGGGCTCATTGGCTTGTGGCAATGGCATCAAGATTGTTTGCTCCGTACTACCTGAGGACAAAACCGAAGGCGGTGGTAAGCGCCCATCTGGGTGTATTTTGCTGCTTGATTCACAAGCTGGAGATATGCCTGTGGGTGAAGAGGGTTATCTGGATCTGTCGAGGCAAGTTGTATCTGTGAAATCAAGAGGAAGGCTAGAAATTCTCGTGCAGGCTGGAGAAATCAGTGGAAGTGTCGTCTTTCCAATCAAATTCAGCAACATAAGTGAAGAAAGTTGTGAGCCTGGTGATTGTAAAGTGGAGATAACCGTTGCTTGGTCCTTGCTCGTTGAAAACCAGTATGATATCTCGGTGATGGGAGCTATACAGCCTTACGCATGGGAATCAATTCCACGTAGGCCGATCATGAAGCTTGTTGACGCTTGTTGA